Genomic window (Argopecten irradians isolate NY chromosome 2, Ai_NY, whole genome shotgun sequence):
ATAGAAAATCGTCAAACATGCAGAAAAAGCCTACACATTTACTTAGAGGTTCAAAATTCGAAAGGAATGATTCATCAAGTACCAGAGTGATAAAGCTCAACTCCACGACATTGTTACACAAACTACTAACACTTTAACGATACATTCAAATCAGGTTTTAAAGGAACAAAATTACGGACTTGGTTGTCGCAGTTTACATATTCCTCATACGCGTTACAAGGATGATTTCCTCTATCTGTACACCCGGCAGTTCTAGTCCTGAAGCTCTGCGTCACGAGTTCGAAAGTCGTGCTGTGTATTCTGTCTTACATCATCGGATTTCCATCATCACACCAAAGCTTGGCACATGTCATTAATCAAccatatctgttaataggacgtgaaACAAAACAGGTGCTCTGACAAGGGCTCAGCGTGGTTGTTGTTTATGTGTGAACATCAAAGGTAAGACCACATCTTAACACCCAAAATTTGGACTTCAAATAGCTCGCAGAATGTGTGTTGCTGCAAGGCTTAAAGCTGAACCACATACAGGTATGAATGAATATCGACAACTAATGAACAACGGCTAATATAAGTACATGAAGTGAGAGTATACGCCAGAAAAAACAATGAGGAAGACATCCAAACTTGTATCTTGATCAAACGGAGTTTGTCTTAAATCGGGTGAAGATATAGATGCAGGActattttgtttacatctagCTATGCATCGGATTTATAAACTGTCCAAATATCATGTTGGAAATGAACTTTAGAAAGCTACATGAGAAAACGTCTGGAGGTCTCATTAATATAGTGGATTTTTTTGGCATTTTTGCCCACGGAATTACATAAGCCACCGGACTATATATCCTGATAATTACTTACCTTTCCCTTTGATTTTCAGTTTTATCTCAATCGCATCAGTTTGATTGCAGTgaagtatataataataaaggGACAGACATTATAATTCCTGATAGTAACGAtgcaagggacgtaactctttTGACCTTATATGTAATGTTAACAATCTTAGCATGTTCTGATTTTCCGGCAGAATGTTATCgcattaaatataaatatagttttgagaattttatttcatcaacaGTACGACTTACTCTAGTATAGGCATTTTGATAAGAAATTGAGCATATGTAATGCATTTTTCACTGAAATATTTGGTTTTAAGATGAAAATATGGGTTTTTTCACCCGAGTGAAAATATCAGGatcagttttgatattttcactcaatAATGACCGATCAGAATAAAgaatttatgttaaaaatatcGTTTTGACGGAAACACCATTTTTGAAGGATCAAAAAATATTTCGTGCATCTTTCCACTTGTTTTACTTATTGGGTCATGAACATTTtgcattaaattattttatgtcattttcatCCCATGTGTGGTACTAAATTAGTAAGTGGTAAATTCTTAATGGGGGAATATGGTCGGTTACCCACGCTGATAAACGGTTTAGACACTCGTACCGAGTTTCCGAGGGTGCATATGAAAATGTACACTAGTTTCAATAAGCCTAGTCTATACCTAGATTAGAGACttagaaaaatgtaataaagaCAGTATTCTTTGTTTCTTGATGAActacagttatatttcatctcgtgaggtggaaactttggtAGTTTTATATCCCAGTAGAGGCCTAATGACAAACAAGTAGGAGAGAGGCCTAATGACAACAGGTATTGTATGATTTTGTCAGTGTATGTAGAATCTAGTAAATAGCACAAACACAACTGGTACAAGTAGGAGAGAGGCCTAATGACTACAGTGTATTTTGTCAGTGTATGTAGAATCTAGTAAATAGCACAAACACAACTGGTACAAGTAGGAGAGAGGCCTAATGACTACAGGTATGGTATGATTTTGTCAGTGTATGTAGAATCTAGTATTGTATGATTTTGTCAGTGTATGTAGAATCTAGTATGGTATGATTTTGTCACAGTGTATGTAGAATCTAGAAATAGCACAAACACAACTGGTACAAGTAGGAGAGAGGCCTAATGACAACAGGTATTGTATGATTTTGTCAGTGTATGTAGAATCTAGTATTGTATGATTTTGTCAGTGTATGTAGAATCTAGTATTGTATGATTATGTCAGTGTATGTAGAATCTAGTATTGTATGATTTTGTCAGTGTATGTAGAATCTAGTATGGTATGATTTTGTCACAGTGTGTGTAGAATCTGGTATGGTATGATTTTGTCAGTGTATGTAGAATCTAGTATGGTATGATTTTGTCACAGTGTGTGTAGAATTTGGTATGGTATGATTTTGTCAGTGTATGTAGAATCTGGTATGGTATGATTTTGTCACAGTGTATGTAGAATCTGGTATGGTATGATTTTGTCACAGTGTATGTAGAATCTAGTATGGTATGATTTTTTCACAGTGTATGTAGAATCTAGTATTGTATGATTTTGTCAGTGTATGTAGAATCTGGTATGGTATGATTTTGTCACAGCGTATGTAGAATCTAGTATGGTATGGTTTTGTCGGTATATGTAGAATCTAGTATGGTATGATTTTGTCAGTGTATGTAGAATCTAGTATTGTATGATTTTGTCAGTGTATGTAGAATCTAGTAAATAGCACAAACACAACAGGTACATGTTATAAGTAACTTTATTGCTTAGCAATATGGACACATAAACATTATAAGGATGTAAACAGCCGGTTATATTGGTTCTCTGGCAgttatataaatagtaacacaAAGGTCAATAGGTCAACCATTTTGACTTCAAGAATATCAAGGGAGAAATAGCATTTCTTTTCTTTCCAGAAATGTTTTTTGGTAAAGAATGCTAACTTATCATATTTGGCCGATATTTTTGGTATCAATgctggtattttttttaatgttatttgtaaCTTTGAACAATgatgaatatgaaatatatggacgtttatgtataaaacaaattttcccTTGATCAGATGTGTCAGTGATGATGTTTGTAGCCAGACCGGGATGTTTACTGGTTGATACTGTAGTATATAAGGCAACGTTTTAAATAAAGGCACTTTCTAGTACATGGACAGTGTTAAACGGACCCACTACTGATATACAGCTATAGTAGTGGTCCTGCTCTCAAATAACTTTGTAACTCACCATCAGATCGAGTATCTATTATTTGTCGTTAAgcttaaatattaaaatatataatttccaTATGTACAAAAAGCATATCATGATACCAAGGTATCAACTTCTCACACCACAGTTCACTCTAATTGTACTGATTCTATTTGATCTGAAGCAGTttctatttatttcaatttgcaGGTATACAACATCTGAGCAGAACTACAATAGTATTTTGCTGTAGCCTTCGATGGTAATCAGCCATATAAATTTGTACACTGAACTGGTTTTGAATGGACAATAGTACTCTATATCCTGTTGTATTAGATCCTCCTTGGTTCCTGGTACGTAGAACAGTGAAGAATTGACGATATCATGTTAAATATTAGGATTTCAAAGCAAATGAACATTATGGTTTGTTTAGATCTTGTCAGTGTTCATAGAACAgaataacaaacaacaaataGATGATATAATTGACAAATGAGTAAGAGTAGAACCGTGCTGataacacaataaatatctcaATAAATTATTTGGTCGAATCATCTGAAAGATtgttatgataaatatgaaaagAATTAAATCAAGGCAAATGGTTAATTTTGTAATTCATACTTTTTTTACCTATATACAAGTGTCAGCTTTAAAACCAAAACATTTGTCAATTTCAATATGTAAGAAATATCAAGTTTATAATTACTTAAGTTCAATGCTTCACACAAAAGTTTCCCCTAAACATGTTTATAGTGGTGTAACACCACTTAAAATGTTCTCTTTACCTAATTTCAGTAACTATTTTCATCAACAGAGCTTAACTTATCTAAGTTTTTtacctctttttttttttaataaataaatttacaattTGATCTTTTCAAAAAATGCAAATTCATTGACTGGTTTACATCAATATCAATATCCAATTAAAACATCTTGaaacaaaacacatttaaaaagtaaaataacaGAATCACAAACTTAATAAAAGAATCAGCACTTTGTTGTGGAAATGAGATCGAAGGGGAGAAGAATGCATTGCCTCCCCTTAAACACTTTTCTAGTTGACAACAATCtgtaagagttatttcccttcagGCACACTTCACCTCACTATGGTTTAACTGCTTAGTTTCTACCATCATTTGAAACATTGGACGGTTCTCCCTCTTTAACagataaatttaattttcatctgTGATGTGGAAAAAGTATACCAAATTTTGAACAACAAGTATGATCATGGCATAAAATAACGAGTGATATTGTATACATGCTGATGCTATAAGGAGGCGGCCTGAGATATCACATGTTTTAATTCGTACACAGCGTGAGACACATCTGTGACTCGGTCCACCATGTCCTGAACAGCTGGTACAGAAGGGTACTGAAGGGCAGCAGTCTTAGTTGTAGTCACTGCTGCCTTCAGACAGTTACATAAGTGATTCGCACAGTGCATGATCTTGTTTTTGATCTCATTATTAATGAGATTTTTGTGAAGACTGTCACCAATGTAGACAAGTTTGTGAGCTGACACAACCACAAACTTGCTGTGTGAGATGAACACTTTTGGTCCTTGGCATTTTTCTATACAAGCAAAGAAAGCATCAACAGCGTTCATTAGAAGTGTTGAATGTGTTTCCAACTGTCCAGAGTAGAAGAATAGCACCTGTTTATCATTGGGGTCAAGCTTAATGGTGGGTGTGACTGTCTGGGTCATTTTCGGACTTTCGTATCGTATATTTACAGGTCCCATCACTTTCTCGGAATCTGACTGTCCTAACTCCTGACTAGTCGGTATTATATCCCCTGTGGATCTAGGGTCTGTATTTGACGACGATTTAGCAGGTAAACTAAGATCGCGTTCAGGCATTTCATGAACATCACCTCTTATTTCTGAACTATTTTTTCGTTTCATCTGCTCATCTACATCCCTTGCCTCTAGATGAACATAATCATATTCTTCTACAAGGTCCTTCTCCTTGTTTTCAAGCTGTTTATTCTTTAATTCCATTGAAAGTCGCTTGAATTCAGCAGAATATCTACGGAAATCGTCAGAATTTCGCTGGAATTCACCCGACATGCGTTTATCTCCTTCGACTAAGGTTTTCTTGTCTGCTGGCGTTGGGGGTAGCGGCCTCTCCTTTGGAGGGGGAGGAGGCAGGGGTCTGTGTTGTAGACTCCCAGGCTTCCCTGCATTACCAGGCTTAGGTGGCAACTGAGGCTTCGGCTGAAGTGGAGGTTTGGATTCAGCGGAACATGTCTCCACTGAGCTGGACGAGCTGGATTCAGGTATATATCCAGGAATATCAGATGCCCGCTTGAAAAGTAAAGGTGAATTTCCATGAATTAAAGACACAAGCTTCCTCACATCAACAGTTAAGTCCTTAGATACAGAGGCGATTGTGCCCAGATCATCATTTTTGGAGGCGTCCTCTGTGACAAGTGTGGCCAGCTGCCAGTTACTGTCCTCCAGATTTTTCAGACAGGCCTTGACCTGCACCAGTGTCTGTTGTAAAGGGTGAAGGTGTCTGTGCAGTTTATTAATGAGCTTACTATCTGGAAGTCTGGCAGAATTCGCCAACGTGCCTTGTGCAAATGCAAGAAACTCATCCAGTGAGTTTTTCACACCATTGGAAGCTAGTTTGATGGCATAGATATTTGGCTCAAGGTTACTTTTGGTTCTCCAGACGCTGCTGACGAAGCTCGACAGTTTTGTTGTAGCCCGTTGAACATCTTGTTGCAGTTTAACCATAAGATCCATAGCAGCATCCAAATCTAATGGTAACTCATCATAAATCGGGATATCAGAACTCCTAGAATCAACACTGCATATCGAAAGGCGCTTGTCGTCCATTCCATCCGACGACTCGGACTTGGATGACAACATGGAGTCACGCGTTACCTGAGGTGGGATATCATACACACCCGTCGGGTCGACCTTAAGACTCATATCACTGAGGAGAGAGCGGGTCCCCTCCAGCATGCCAGTATCCGCTTTTGTTTGAAACGGTATTTTACTCCTGACTGGAGCGTTACTAGGTGGAACATCATacacatcatctatatcatgTTCCTTGGGATTGGGTTTATCACAGAAACTGTTTTTAGAGGTATCATAGACATTTCGTGGCTTTTGACGCTCTAATGTTCGTTCCGTATCTGTAGCACTAATTGACTTAGGTGTATCGTAATCTGTACGTGGCACATCATAGTCTTGCTGATCAGCAGGCTCGGCCATAGTTCGTACTTTTGGTGGCGAGTCATATAAATCAAGCCCTGAATCAGCGGACGGTTGTTTGTTATGATTCAGTGAGGTGTGTCGCCCTTCTTGGTGAGAGGGTGGCACATCGTAGAAGTCCTGTGGTGAAATATCCATACTAGATCTGGCCGAATCACACATGCTTGCAGGGTTAGAGTTGTGGTTGTTACTTTTGTTTGAAAAGTTACTACTGCTGTATGTCATTGTGGACTCGTTTGACAGATGTGAGAGATTAGACAGAATGCTGGACCGGTTAGACGAAGGCGCGGGGACATCGTACATTTCCCCACCACTAGGGGGCACATCATACATAGAATCCTGTGGAGAACTGTAAGACTTGTGTGTTGGTGGAGTATCGTATACTGACTGATCAAAACTGGATGTATTTAATCCAGACTCATTCCTGACACTAGGTGGAGTGTCATAGTTTGTTTGGTCGTTAAAAGAATGATTAAAAGATGAATCGTTTGCATTCCTAGTCGGTGGTACATCGTAGTCCATCGTGTTTGTAGGTCTGATGTTATCTGACGTTCTCCGAGGCAATGTGGTCTGCAATGAGAGAGAAGAGAGTATTAGAACCATAAGGAGACATGTAACTGTAATCGGCTGATAGGACAAATTTatgtgagagaaaaaaaaacagattaaAAACACCATCCAGACAGACACATGCAtctttgttttgtattttcttttaagCTCCTGAGTAACAAAGAAAAGCTAATTCATGTTACGCAATCGGCCGGCAGCCAAACAAGAGCCAGTTGGGATAATAAATTCTATAGGAAATTCAATTATTAATTTAGGCACCCTTATTCTGTCTGGTGGGCTCAAATAAAATTCAACTTTGGTAAATGATTTAGACTTTATTGAAGACCAATGTACCAAGTTGCAGACATGAGTTTTGACAAAAACCATTCAGAGTACATGGATTTATATTGTACTccatatagtatataagaagAAATTCCTGAgatattatcttttctgttGTATCTGTGATTTGTTCCTTCTATTGATACAAAGTTATCCCTGCTAGATTTACCTTCATTAATTACCCCACAAAATCAGAATCATGAACCTGTAGTTCAATACTGAccttttaaattttgaattagggggagataattttgtATTAGATTAGTGTATATATCAGTACTGGGTTAATTTCCAGCATTACTTTGTCACATTAGAGAAGGATTGTGATATAAATTTAAATGAGATATTTTCATTCAGATCTGtttcttttgattttgaaatatgaaataaatgaatttttCATAGTGAGTTAGCTGGTGGACATTTTAGAATGATTGACCTTGatcaaaacaatttattgatACAATCAGTCTCTGTTTTATTGAGAAATCAACGTAACTTGGATTGTTATCAATATAACACATTCGCTCAAAAACATCGCCATCATAACACATCTCGAAATTTGTGGACATCTACTACATTGTCAAACACCATTCTACTGGCCATCTGTCTATAACAGCCAAATGATAGCCAACTTTTAATGACAAAATATTAATTGGACAATGGAACTGCTTCACATTCTCTGTTGAGTGGAGTCATCAATATCCATTGCATTCTATTATCGTTATTATGAATATTGACAAAGAAAGTCTCTAATACCGTATCACTCTAATACAGTTGGGCTGTACCCGGAGTCAAATGTCAAAACACATGTAATTTGATCAGGGAAGAAAGCTAATGCAATTCTTCTTTATTTACACACAAAGACAAAATCTTTAGATGTTTTTAATAAATCTATCGATATGACTTTGAAAATCTGAACTTTTTAATAAATTAGTAACTTATATTACTTTTGCTATAGTCTATCAGTatctaaaaacaatattttgatttacagAAATACCTGATGTATTCATGTGGTTTGAAAGTTaactcatacatgtataagtgaaGGTAAAGATCACAGATCCAAAACTAAGACATTTGATAACAACTGTCCAAATACAaacaactttatatataaaaGGTAGAGACTTTATTACTGATGTGTAAATGTCCAAATACAaacaactttatatataaaaGGTAGAGACTTTATTACTGATGTGTAAATGTCCAAATACAaacaactttatatataaaaGGTAGAGACTTTATTACTGATGTGTAAATGTCCAAATACAaacaactttatatataaaaGGTAGAGACTTTATTACTGATGTGTAAATGTCCAAATACAAACAACTTtatatacaagagatcccagagggatcttggcgcccaccaaagaacgatctatgtctgacatttgaaagagggatcttttccctgcttttcaaacttttactacatactatatatgaaccttgagaaagatcctttcagtactttctgagatatgtagcagtaacaaacttcaattatcaaaattcaagatggctacctgtcgatcatcttgctgaccgatctgtcccaaaatgcaatatgcacaactagggtcgtaggggaacctacatatgaaatttgagaaagattccttcagtactttctgggaaatagtgttaacaaactttaactatcaaaatccaagatggccgtcagtcggtcggccatcttgttgactgattggtcccaaaatgcaatatgcacaactagggcctaggAGAACcaagatatgaaatttgagaaagatcccttcaaaactttctgagaaatagcggtaacaaactttaactatcaaaatccaagatggccgccagtcggccatcttgttgaccaattggtcccaaaatgcaatatgcacaactagggccctaggagaaccaacatatgaaatttgagaaagatcccttcaaaactttctgagaaatagcggtaacaaactttaactatcaaaatccaagatggccgccagtcggccatcttgttgagcaattggtcccaaaatgcaatatgcacaactaaggccctaggggaacctacatgtgaaatttgagaaagatcccttaagtactttctgagaaatagcggtaacaaactttaactatcaaaatccaagatggccgccagtcggccatcttgttgaccgattggtcccaaaatgcaatatgcacaactagggccctaggggaacctacatgtgaaatttgagaaagatcccttcaaaactttctgagaaatagcggtaacaaactttaactatcaaaatccaagatggccgccagtcggccatcttgttgaccgattggtcccaaaatgcaatatgcacaactagggccctaggggaacctacatgtgaaatttgagaaagatcccttgtgtactttctgagaaatagcggtaacaagaattgttaacggacggacggacggacggacggacggacggacggacggacggacgacggacggacggacggacgacggaccacggacgaaaggcaatttgaatagcccaccatctgatgatggtgggctaataaaagGTAGAGACTTTATTACTGATGTGTAAATGTCCAAATACAaacaactttatatataaaaGGTAGAGACTTTATTACTGATGTGTAAATGTCCAAATACAaac
Coding sequences:
- the LOC138316366 gene encoding breast cancer anti-estrogen resistance protein 1-like isoform X1, whose amino-acid sequence is MGKSFQTRSLLQILAKAVYDNYAETPDEVAFRRGDVLTVLEQDTGGLEGWWLCSFRGKQGIAPGNRLKLITGMHDSGDTTLDSSRSESFDMGKMTTLPRRTSDNIRPTNTMDYDVPPTRNANDSSFNHSFNDQTNYDTPPSVRNESGLNTSSFDQSVYDTPPTHKSYSSPQDSMYDVPPSGGEMYDVPAPSSNRSSILSNLSHLSNESTMTYSSSNFSNKSNNHNSNPASMCDSARSSMDISPQDFYDVPPSHQEGRHTSLNHNKQPSADSGLDLYDSPPKVRTMAEPADQQDYDVPRTDYDTPKSISATDTERTLERQKPRNVYDTSKNSFCDKPNPKEHDIDDVYDVPPSNAPVRSKIPFQTKADTGMLEGTRSLLSDMSLKVDPTGVYDIPPQVTRDSMLSSKSESSDGMDDKRLSICSVDSRSSDIPIYDELPLDLDAAMDLMVKLQQDVQRATTKLSSFVSSVWRTKSNLEPNIYAIKLASNGVKNSLDEFLAFAQGTLANSARLPDSKLINKLHRHLHPLQQTLVQVKACLKNLEDSNWQLATLVTEDASKNDDLGTIASVSKDLTVDVRKLVSLIHGNSPLLFKRASDIPGYIPESSSSSSVETCSAESKPPLQPKPQLPPKPGNAGKPGSLQHRPLPPPPPKERPLPPTPADKKTLVEGDKRMSGEFQRNSDDFRRYSAEFKRLSMELKNKQLENKEKDLVEEYDYVHLEARDVDEQMKRKNSSEIRGDVHEMPERDLSLPAKSSSNTDPRSTGDIIPTSQELGQSDSEKVMGPVNIRYESPKMTQTVTPTIKLDPNDKQVLFFYSGQLETHSTLLMNAVDAFFACIEKCQGPKVFISHSKFVVVSAHKLVYIGDSLHKNLINNEIKNKIMHCANHLCNCLKAAVTTTKTAALQYPSVPAVQDMVDRVTDVSHAVYELKHVISQAASL
- the LOC138316366 gene encoding breast cancer anti-estrogen resistance protein 1-like isoform X2, with protein sequence MSSRQILAKAVYDNYAETPDEVAFRRGDVLTVLEQDTGGLEGWWLCSFRGKQGIAPGNRLKLITGMHDSGDTTLDSSRSESFDMGKMTTLPRRTSDNIRPTNTMDYDVPPTRNANDSSFNHSFNDQTNYDTPPSVRNESGLNTSSFDQSVYDTPPTHKSYSSPQDSMYDVPPSGGEMYDVPAPSSNRSSILSNLSHLSNESTMTYSSSNFSNKSNNHNSNPASMCDSARSSMDISPQDFYDVPPSHQEGRHTSLNHNKQPSADSGLDLYDSPPKVRTMAEPADQQDYDVPRTDYDTPKSISATDTERTLERQKPRNVYDTSKNSFCDKPNPKEHDIDDVYDVPPSNAPVRSKIPFQTKADTGMLEGTRSLLSDMSLKVDPTGVYDIPPQVTRDSMLSSKSESSDGMDDKRLSICSVDSRSSDIPIYDELPLDLDAAMDLMVKLQQDVQRATTKLSSFVSSVWRTKSNLEPNIYAIKLASNGVKNSLDEFLAFAQGTLANSARLPDSKLINKLHRHLHPLQQTLVQVKACLKNLEDSNWQLATLVTEDASKNDDLGTIASVSKDLTVDVRKLVSLIHGNSPLLFKRASDIPGYIPESSSSSSVETCSAESKPPLQPKPQLPPKPGNAGKPGSLQHRPLPPPPPKERPLPPTPADKKTLVEGDKRMSGEFQRNSDDFRRYSAEFKRLSMELKNKQLENKEKDLVEEYDYVHLEARDVDEQMKRKNSSEIRGDVHEMPERDLSLPAKSSSNTDPRSTGDIIPTSQELGQSDSEKVMGPVNIRYESPKMTQTVTPTIKLDPNDKQVLFFYSGQLETHSTLLMNAVDAFFACIEKCQGPKVFISHSKFVVVSAHKLVYIGDSLHKNLINNEIKNKIMHCANHLCNCLKAAVTTTKTAALQYPSVPAVQDMVDRVTDVSHAVYELKHVISQAASL
- the LOC138316366 gene encoding breast cancer anti-estrogen resistance protein 1-like isoform X3, with amino-acid sequence MENILAKAVYDNYAETPDEVAFRRGDVLTVLEQDTGGLEGWWLCSFRGKQGIAPGNRLKLITGMHDSGDTTLDSSRSESFDMGKMTTLPRRTSDNIRPTNTMDYDVPPTRNANDSSFNHSFNDQTNYDTPPSVRNESGLNTSSFDQSVYDTPPTHKSYSSPQDSMYDVPPSGGEMYDVPAPSSNRSSILSNLSHLSNESTMTYSSSNFSNKSNNHNSNPASMCDSARSSMDISPQDFYDVPPSHQEGRHTSLNHNKQPSADSGLDLYDSPPKVRTMAEPADQQDYDVPRTDYDTPKSISATDTERTLERQKPRNVYDTSKNSFCDKPNPKEHDIDDVYDVPPSNAPVRSKIPFQTKADTGMLEGTRSLLSDMSLKVDPTGVYDIPPQVTRDSMLSSKSESSDGMDDKRLSICSVDSRSSDIPIYDELPLDLDAAMDLMVKLQQDVQRATTKLSSFVSSVWRTKSNLEPNIYAIKLASNGVKNSLDEFLAFAQGTLANSARLPDSKLINKLHRHLHPLQQTLVQVKACLKNLEDSNWQLATLVTEDASKNDDLGTIASVSKDLTVDVRKLVSLIHGNSPLLFKRASDIPGYIPESSSSSSVETCSAESKPPLQPKPQLPPKPGNAGKPGSLQHRPLPPPPPKERPLPPTPADKKTLVEGDKRMSGEFQRNSDDFRRYSAEFKRLSMELKNKQLENKEKDLVEEYDYVHLEARDVDEQMKRKNSSEIRGDVHEMPERDLSLPAKSSSNTDPRSTGDIIPTSQELGQSDSEKVMGPVNIRYESPKMTQTVTPTIKLDPNDKQVLFFYSGQLETHSTLLMNAVDAFFACIEKCQGPKVFISHSKFVVVSAHKLVYIGDSLHKNLINNEIKNKIMHCANHLCNCLKAAVTTTKTAALQYPSVPAVQDMVDRVTDVSHAVYELKHVISQAASL